A genomic stretch from Armatimonadota bacterium includes:
- a CDS encoding superoxide dismutase: MPYPFQLPELGYPYDALEPHIDARTMEIHHTKHHQTYVNNLNQALEKHEAYHKMDVEELLARLSELPEEIQTAVRNNGGGHHNHTLFWRWMKPGGSKEPGGRLLEDLKATFASLDGFKEQLTKAALGRFGSGWAWLVVDARGALKVISTPNQDSPVMEGLKPVLGIDVWEHAYYLKYQNRRADYVSAWWNVVNWDVVEETYQAARK; encoded by the coding sequence ATGCCCTACCCCTTCCAGTTGCCCGAACTCGGGTATCCGTACGACGCCCTGGAGCCGCACATCGATGCCCGGACGATGGAGATCCACCACACCAAGCACCACCAGACCTACGTGAACAACCTCAACCAGGCTCTGGAGAAGCACGAGGCGTACCACAAGATGGACGTCGAGGAGCTGCTGGCCCGTCTGTCGGAACTCCCGGAAGAGATCCAGACCGCGGTGCGCAACAACGGCGGCGGTCACCACAACCACACCTTGTTCTGGCGGTGGATGAAACCGGGCGGCAGCAAGGAACCCGGGGGCAGACTGTTGGAAGACCTGAAGGCGACGTTCGCGTCGCTGGACGGGTTCAAAGAGCAGCTCACGAAGGCGGCCCTGGGGCGGTTCGGCTCGGGATGGGCCTGGCTCGTCGTCGACGCGCGTGGTGCGCTGAAGGTCATCTCGACACCGAACCAAGACAGCCCGGTGATGGAGGGCCTCAAGCCGGTCTTGGGCATCGACGTCTGGGAGCACGCCTACTACCTCAAGTACCAGAACCGGCGCGCCGACTATGTGAGCGCCTGGTGGAACGTGGTGAACTGGGACGTCGTCGAGGAGACGTACCAGGCGGCCAGGAAGTAG
- the glgB gene encoding 1,4-alpha-glucan branching protein GlgB yields the protein MPPGWLSDYDLHLFNEGSHFRLYERLGAHPVAGGVVFAVWAPNAERVAVIGDFNGWNAERHLLRPRGSSGVWEGFVPDVGPGALYKYRIVSRYGHTLDKADPFAFRSETPPRTASVVWTLDYPWGDDAWMASRRRRNALDSAVSIYEVHLGSWMRDPSGRFLTCRELAPRLAEYVRERGFTHVEFLPVMEHPFYGSWGYQVTGYFAPTSRYGTPQDFMFLIDHLHRNGIGVILDWVPSHFPNDPHGLAFFDGTHLYEHADPRRGFHPDWHSAIFNYGRNEVRSFLISNAMFWLDRYHADGLRVDAVASMLYLDYSRPEGQWVPNEYGGRENLEAIAFLRRLNEEVYRAYPDVQTIAEESTAWPMVSRPTYVGGLGFGLKWDMGWMHDTLNYMSHDPIHRSYHHDRVTFRMLYAFGENYILPLSHDEVVHGKGSLWARMPGDDWQRFANLRLLFGYMYAQPGKKLLFMGDEIAQKREWDHDAAVDWHLLADDRHRGVQRWIDDLNRAYCTHAALHELDCEPGGFEWIDANDSAHSVLSFLRKGRSGPPVIVVCNFTPVPRTNYRVGAPTSGFWREILNSDASVYGGSGWGNMGGADAVPVPFHGRPYSLNLTLPPLGAVFLRWEGL from the coding sequence ATGCCACCCGGTTGGCTCAGCGACTACGATCTGCACCTGTTCAACGAGGGCAGCCACTTCCGCCTCTACGAACGTCTGGGCGCCCATCCCGTCGCCGGGGGCGTCGTCTTCGCGGTCTGGGCGCCCAACGCCGAGCGTGTGGCGGTGATCGGCGACTTCAACGGCTGGAACGCCGAGCGGCACCTGCTGCGACCGCGGGGCAGCTCCGGCGTGTGGGAGGGGTTCGTGCCGGACGTCGGTCCCGGTGCCCTGTACAAGTATCGCATCGTCTCCCGGTATGGACACACTCTCGACAAAGCGGACCCGTTCGCCTTCCGGTCGGAGACTCCGCCACGGACGGCTTCCGTCGTGTGGACCCTCGACTACCCGTGGGGCGACGATGCGTGGATGGCGTCCCGCCGCCGCAGGAACGCGTTGGATTCCGCGGTGTCGATCTACGAGGTGCACCTGGGCTCGTGGATGCGCGATCCTTCGGGCCGGTTTCTGACCTGCCGGGAGCTGGCGCCGCGTCTGGCCGAGTACGTGCGCGAACGGGGCTTCACCCATGTCGAATTCCTGCCGGTGATGGAGCATCCCTTTTACGGTTCGTGGGGCTACCAGGTCACCGGTTACTTCGCCCCCACCAGCCGTTACGGCACACCCCAGGACTTCATGTTCCTCATCGACCACCTGCACCGCAACGGCATCGGCGTGATCTTGGACTGGGTGCCCTCGCACTTTCCGAACGATCCGCACGGGCTGGCCTTCTTCGACGGCACGCACCTGTACGAGCATGCCGACCCGAGGCGGGGCTTCCACCCCGACTGGCACAGCGCGATCTTCAACTACGGCCGCAACGAGGTCCGCAGCTTCCTGATCAGCAACGCGATGTTCTGGCTTGACCGCTACCACGCCGACGGGCTGCGGGTCGACGCCGTCGCGTCGATGCTCTACCTGGACTATTCGCGCCCCGAAGGGCAGTGGGTCCCCAACGAGTACGGCGGGCGGGAGAACCTGGAGGCGATCGCGTTCCTGCGCCGCTTGAACGAAGAGGTGTACCGCGCGTACCCGGATGTGCAGACGATCGCGGAGGAGTCGACGGCCTGGCCGATGGTGTCGCGGCCCACGTACGTCGGCGGGCTGGGGTTCGGCCTGAAGTGGGACATGGGCTGGATGCACGACACGCTCAACTACATGTCGCACGACCCCATCCACCGCAGCTACCACCACGACCGGGTCACCTTCCGCATGCTGTACGCGTTCGGCGAGAACTACATACTTCCCCTCTCGCACGACGAGGTGGTCCACGGCAAGGGATCCCTATGGGCCAGGATGCCGGGCGACGACTGGCAGCGCTTCGCCAACCTCCGGCTGCTGTTCGGATATATGTATGCGCAGCCGGGCAAGAAGTTGCTCTTCATGGGCGACGAGATCGCCCAGAAGAGGGAGTGGGACCACGACGCGGCGGTGGACTGGCACCTTCTGGCCGACGACCGGCACCGCGGTGTGCAGCGCTGGATCGACGACCTGAATCGCGCGTACTGCACCCACGCGGCACTGCACGAGCTGGACTGCGAGCCAGGCGGGTTCGAGTGGATCGACGCCAACGACAGCGCACACAGCGTGCTCAGCTTCCTGCGCAAGGGACGGAGCGGCCCGCCGGTGATCGTCGTCTGCAACTTCACGCCCGTCCCGCGGACGAACTACCGGGTGGGAGCGCCCACCAGCGGGTTCTGGCGCGAGATCCTCAACAGCGACGCGTCAGTCTACGGCGGCAGCGGCTGGGGCAACATGGGAGGTGCGGACGCGGTACCGGTGCCGTTCCACGGTCGGCCGTACTCGTTGAATCTCACCCTGCCGCCGCTCGGGGCGGTCTTTTTGCGCTGGGAGGGATTGTGA
- the glgX gene encoding glycogen debranching protein GlgX — translation MSGARVWRGRPHPLGATWDGLGVNFALYSEHAEAVELVLFDGPDAPEPTHTLPLPERTGPVWHGYVPGLRPGQLYGYRVRGLYEPCAGHRFNHHKVLIDPYAKAVGRPLRWHDSLFGYRVGDPNGDLSFDTSDSAPYAPLGAVVEDAFEWADDRPPQIPWEDTIIYETHVKGISRLHPEVAESIRGTYLGLASEPIVDHLTRLGVTAVQLLPVHAHVDDRRLVEAGLTNYWGYNPLAYFAPEPAYASAGAGPVEAVREFKMMVRSLHAAGLEVIVDVVYNHTGEGNHLGPTLCFRGVDNRSYYKLSPDEPRYYIDYTGTGNTLDPGNPYVLQLITDSLRYWVTEMHVDGFRFDLAAALARELYDVNMLSAFFKVIQQDPVLSRVKLIAEPWDVGPGGYQIGNFPWYWAEWNGRYRDAVRRFWRGDAGTLGELATRVAGSADLYERSGRRPFASINFVTAHDGFTLQDLVSYERKHNEANLEDNRDGAEDNHSTNCGVEGPSEDTPVVLCRETLKRSLIATLFCSQGVPMLLGGDELSRTQRGNNNAYCQDNELSWYDWNLDERRRAFLESVRQAIALRRRHPTFRRRSFLRGAGNGPCKDVAWFHPAGREMTPEDWNDPDLRAVGMMLCGQALNEFDPRGAPLTDRTFLVLFNGGRASRFVLPEPPGEWGWERVWSTDAQRPRRRPQPLPAGTALIVRPRTLRVLRAVRAR, via the coding sequence GTGAGCGGGGCTCGGGTGTGGCGGGGGCGCCCCCACCCGCTCGGCGCAACCTGGGACGGCCTGGGCGTCAACTTCGCGTTGTACTCCGAGCACGCCGAGGCGGTCGAACTGGTCCTCTTCGACGGCCCCGACGCCCCCGAACCCACCCACACACTGCCCCTGCCCGAGCGGACGGGACCGGTCTGGCACGGCTACGTCCCCGGACTGCGCCCCGGCCAGCTGTACGGTTACCGCGTCAGGGGCCTGTACGAGCCGTGTGCCGGCCACCGCTTCAACCACCACAAGGTGCTCATCGATCCGTACGCGAAGGCGGTTGGCCGGCCGCTGCGCTGGCACGACAGTCTGTTCGGCTACCGGGTGGGCGACCCGAACGGCGACCTATCGTTCGACACCTCCGACAGCGCGCCGTACGCGCCGCTGGGCGCGGTCGTCGAGGACGCGTTCGAGTGGGCCGACGACCGCCCTCCCCAGATCCCCTGGGAAGACACCATCATCTACGAGACCCACGTAAAGGGGATCAGCCGTCTGCACCCGGAGGTGGCGGAGTCGATCCGCGGCACGTATCTGGGGCTGGCTTCGGAGCCGATCGTCGATCACCTGACCCGGTTGGGCGTGACGGCGGTCCAGCTGCTGCCGGTGCACGCCCATGTCGACGACAGGCGGCTGGTGGAGGCTGGGCTCACCAACTACTGGGGCTACAACCCCCTCGCCTACTTCGCGCCGGAGCCCGCCTACGCGTCGGCCGGCGCCGGGCCGGTGGAGGCGGTGCGGGAGTTCAAGATGATGGTGCGGTCCCTTCACGCGGCCGGGCTCGAAGTGATCGTGGACGTCGTGTACAATCACACTGGCGAGGGCAACCACCTCGGGCCGACGCTGTGCTTTCGCGGGGTGGACAACCGCAGCTACTACAAGCTGAGTCCGGACGAACCCCGCTACTACATCGACTACACCGGCACCGGCAACACGCTGGATCCCGGCAATCCCTACGTCCTCCAGCTCATCACCGACAGCCTGCGGTACTGGGTCACCGAGATGCACGTCGACGGGTTCCGGTTCGATCTGGCCGCCGCACTCGCGCGCGAGCTGTACGACGTCAACATGCTGTCAGCCTTCTTCAAGGTCATCCAGCAGGACCCCGTGCTCTCGCGCGTCAAGCTGATCGCCGAGCCCTGGGACGTGGGCCCCGGAGGCTATCAGATCGGCAATTTCCCTTGGTACTGGGCGGAGTGGAACGGCCGCTACCGGGACGCGGTTCGGAGGTTCTGGCGGGGGGACGCCGGCACGCTCGGAGAACTGGCCACCCGGGTGGCGGGCAGTGCCGACCTCTACGAGCGGTCGGGCCGCCGTCCGTTCGCTTCGATCAACTTCGTGACCGCCCACGACGGGTTCACCCTGCAGGATTTGGTCAGCTACGAACGCAAGCACAACGAGGCGAACCTGGAGGACAACCGGGATGGGGCCGAAGACAACCACAGCACCAACTGCGGCGTCGAGGGGCCGAGCGAAGACACACCCGTGGTGCTGTGCCGGGAGACGCTCAAGCGCAGCCTGATCGCCACGCTGTTCTGCTCGCAGGGCGTGCCGATGCTGCTCGGCGGGGACGAGCTCTCGCGCACGCAGCGCGGCAACAACAACGCCTATTGCCAGGACAACGAGCTGTCGTGGTATGACTGGAACCTGGACGAGCGGCGCCGCGCGTTCCTGGAATCCGTGCGCCAGGCCATCGCGCTGCGCAGGCGCCACCCGACCTTCCGTCGCCGCAGTTTCCTGCGCGGCGCGGGGAACGGACCTTGCAAGGACGTGGCGTGGTTCCACCCCGCCGGGCGGGAGATGACGCCCGAGGACTGGAACGATCCGGATCTGCGGGCGGTGGGCATGATGCTGTGCGGCCAGGCACTCAACGAGTTCGACCCGCGCGGTGCGCCCCTGACCGATCGCACGTTCCTCGTCCTCTTCAACGGCGGTCGGGCGAGTCGGTTCGTGCTGCCCGAACCGCCAGGGGAGTGGGGGTGGGAGCGCGTGTGGTCCACGGATGCCCAGCGCCCGCGCCGTCGCCCTCAGCCGCTGCCTGCCGGAACCGCCCTGATCGTGCGCCCGAGGACGCTGCGGGTGTTGCGGGCCGTCCGGGCGCGCTAG
- a CDS encoding aldehyde dehydrogenase family protein, whose protein sequence is MADLYHNYIGGKWVPSRSGATFESLDPATGEVLGACARSGPEDVSDAVAAAREAYPKWRKVPAPRRAEILYRAAEMLVRRKEEYARLMTREMGKILTETRGDVQEAIDMTYFIAGEGRRLHGYTTPSEMPSKAAYCVRQPMGVVGVITPWNFPMAIPSWKIVPALVCGNTVVFKPAPETPIMGAAFVQLLEEAGLPPGVLNLTLGGDEVGAALVDHPDVALISFTGSTEVGLKVAARCAEQGKRVSLEMGGKNAAIVMDDADLELAADALVWSAFGTTGQRCTACSRIVVHPRVHTDVADLLSERAGRLRLGSGLEPTTDVGPLVSAAQLERVERYVGIGKSEGARVLVGGERATGDGLERGYFFRPTVFDGVHPQMRIAQEEIFGPVTDLIRADSLDEAIAVVNGVRYGLSASIFTRDVNKAMRAIEEIHTGIVYVNHGTIGAEVHLPFGGTRATGNGHREGGLQVLDVFSEWKSVYIDYSGRLQRAQIDIEPVVG, encoded by the coding sequence GTGGCCGATCTGTACCACAACTACATCGGGGGAAAATGGGTTCCGTCGCGGTCGGGCGCGACCTTCGAGTCGCTGGACCCGGCCACCGGGGAAGTCTTGGGGGCGTGCGCGCGTTCCGGCCCCGAAGACGTCTCGGACGCGGTGGCGGCCGCACGCGAGGCCTACCCGAAGTGGCGGAAGGTGCCGGCGCCGCGTCGGGCGGAGATCCTGTACCGCGCGGCCGAGATGCTCGTCCGGCGCAAAGAGGAGTACGCGCGCCTGATGACCAGGGAGATGGGCAAGATCCTCACGGAGACGCGCGGCGACGTGCAGGAAGCGATCGACATGACCTACTTCATCGCCGGGGAGGGCCGCCGTCTGCACGGCTACACCACCCCCAGCGAGATGCCGAGCAAGGCCGCGTACTGTGTGCGCCAACCCATGGGCGTGGTGGGCGTCATCACGCCGTGGAATTTCCCGATGGCGATCCCCTCCTGGAAGATCGTCCCGGCGCTGGTGTGCGGCAACACGGTGGTCTTCAAGCCCGCTCCGGAGACCCCCATCATGGGTGCGGCGTTCGTGCAGCTCCTCGAAGAGGCCGGGCTGCCGCCGGGTGTGCTGAACCTCACGCTCGGGGGCGACGAGGTCGGCGCGGCGCTCGTCGACCATCCCGACGTCGCGCTGATCTCATTCACCGGGTCCACGGAGGTCGGACTCAAGGTCGCCGCTCGGTGCGCGGAGCAGGGCAAGCGCGTGTCCTTGGAGATGGGTGGCAAGAACGCGGCGATCGTGATGGACGACGCCGACCTGGAGCTAGCCGCCGACGCGCTCGTGTGGAGCGCGTTCGGCACCACCGGACAGCGCTGCACGGCCTGCAGCCGGATCGTTGTCCATCCGCGGGTCCACACCGACGTCGCCGACCTGCTGAGCGAGCGGGCCGGGCGGCTGCGTCTGGGCAGCGGACTCGAACCGACCACCGACGTGGGCCCGCTGGTCAGCGCCGCCCAGCTGGAGCGGGTCGAGCGTTACGTCGGCATCGGGAAGAGCGAGGGGGCACGGGTGCTGGTCGGCGGGGAGCGTGCCACGGGCGACGGGCTGGAGCGCGGTTACTTCTTCCGGCCGACGGTCTTCGACGGGGTGCACCCGCAGATGCGGATCGCCCAGGAGGAGATCTTTGGCCCGGTCACCGATCTGATCCGCGCCGACTCCCTCGACGAGGCGATCGCGGTGGTCAACGGCGTGCGCTACGGTCTGTCGGCGTCGATCTTCACGCGCGACGTCAACAAAGCGATGCGCGCCATCGAGGAGATCCACACGGGGATCGTATATGTGAACCACGGAACGATCGGCGCCGAGGTGCACCTGCCGTTCGGCGGGACCCGCGCGACCGGCAACGGGCATCGCGAGGGCGGGCTGCAGGTGCTGGACGTCTTCAGCGAGTGGAAGTCGGTGTACATTGACTACAGCGGGCGTCTGCAGCGGGCACAGATCGATATCGAACCGGTCGTCGGCTGA
- a CDS encoding Mrp/NBP35 family ATP-binding protein: protein MFGHRPGPSREQVLEALRDVQDPELHRSIVELDMVRDVTIRDGQVRVDALLTISGCPLRETIVESIRQRVAQLPGVRAVDVNLGVMSAEQRQALITKLRGPQPTDRPPAFLGPDSPVRVLAVASGKGGVGKSTVTANLAVALAQRGARVGLIDADVYGFSIPRMLGLEGRPTVIDQMIIPMERWGVRAISMGMLVDREDAVVWRGPMLHKALVTFIGEVHWGDVETLLIDLPPGTGDVSITIAQQLPRAEMLVVTTPQPAAVEVAARAARMAQKVNMRVVGVIENMSYYDPPGAGRVYPFGTGGGRALAQRLGVPLLAEVPLDPRVRECADRGEPVVLAEPDSPAVAAFLRAAEALRAAAVAAP, encoded by the coding sequence ATGTTCGGTCACAGACCAGGTCCGTCGCGCGAGCAGGTGCTGGAGGCGCTGCGCGACGTGCAGGATCCGGAGTTGCACCGGTCGATCGTGGAGCTCGACATGGTGCGCGACGTCACGATCCGGGATGGACAGGTCCGGGTCGACGCGCTGTTGACGATCAGCGGGTGTCCGTTGCGCGAGACCATCGTGGAGTCGATCCGTCAACGCGTCGCGCAGCTGCCGGGCGTGCGCGCGGTGGACGTCAACCTGGGCGTGATGTCGGCGGAGCAGCGGCAGGCGCTGATCACCAAGCTGCGCGGGCCGCAGCCCACGGACCGCCCCCCGGCGTTTCTGGGGCCCGACAGCCCGGTGCGCGTACTGGCCGTGGCGAGCGGAAAGGGCGGGGTGGGCAAGTCCACTGTCACCGCGAACCTGGCCGTCGCACTGGCGCAGCGCGGGGCGCGCGTCGGCCTGATCGACGCGGACGTGTACGGCTTTTCGATTCCCCGGATGCTGGGGCTGGAGGGGCGGCCGACGGTGATCGACCAGATGATCATCCCGATGGAGCGCTGGGGCGTGCGCGCGATCTCGATGGGGATGCTCGTGGACCGGGAAGATGCGGTCGTCTGGCGCGGCCCGATGCTGCACAAGGCGCTCGTGACCTTCATCGGCGAGGTCCACTGGGGCGACGTCGAAACTTTGCTGATCGACCTGCCGCCGGGCACCGGAGACGTCTCGATCACGATCGCCCAGCAGCTGCCGCGCGCCGAGATGCTGGTCGTGACGACACCGCAGCCGGCGGCAGTGGAGGTGGCCGCCCGGGCGGCACGGATGGCTCAAAAGGTCAACATGCGCGTCGTCGGCGTGATCGAGAACATGTCGTACTACGACCCGCCGGGTGCTGGGCGCGTCTACCCGTTCGGCACGGGCGGTGGGCGTGCTCTCGCCCAGCGCCTGGGCGTTCCGCTGCTGGCGGAGGTGCCACTGGATCCGCGGGTGCGCGAGTGCGCCGACCGGGGAGAACCGGTCGTGTTGGCGGAACCCGACAGCCCGGCGGTGGCGGCGTTCTTGCGAGCGGCCGAGGCGCTGCGGGCAGCAGCGGTCGCGGCGCCGTAG
- a CDS encoding alpha-amylase family glycosyl hydrolase: MSTARTNLRWWQTAAIYQVYPRSFQDTDGDGVGDLPGVIRRLDHLCDLGVDAVWINPFFRSPMKDFGYDVSDYCDVDPTFGTLADFDRLLAEAHRRGLRVLLDLVPNHTSDRHPWFVESHADRGSPKRDWYVWRDPAPGGGPPNNWISFFGGPAWTLDRRTGQYYLHHFLPEQPDLNYRNPEVVEAMLDVMRFWLDRGADGFRVDVLWMLVEDPHFRDEPDNPAWRPGMRPRDRLIHCYTDDQLETHEIVRRMRALLDAYGEPERIMVGEIYLPYPKLVRYYGTPQTPECHLPYNFGLVERALGDWRPEVVRAVVEDYEAHLPPWAWPNWVLGNHDRPRVAARIGSEQARVATMLLCTLRGTPTIYYGDEIAMTGTEVPPDRVRDLPGLRDPLAHPPRDPARTPMQWDDSPYAGFSVVEPWLPVHPDYRTRNVAAQRDDPRSMLNLTRRLLRLRRESVAFLEGTYRSVTAPQGVFAFVRAADRQRWLVALNLTGAGRRLEGEGGEVVLSTHMDREGRERNALELRPHEGVVVRIA, encoded by the coding sequence ATGTCGACGGCGCGAACGAACCTCAGGTGGTGGCAGACCGCGGCGATCTACCAGGTCTACCCTCGGTCCTTCCAGGATACGGACGGGGACGGCGTCGGGGACCTGCCGGGCGTGATCCGGCGCCTGGACCATCTGTGCGACCTCGGGGTCGATGCGGTCTGGATCAATCCGTTCTTCCGGTCGCCGATGAAGGACTTCGGATACGACGTCAGCGACTACTGCGATGTGGACCCGACCTTCGGAACGCTCGCCGACTTCGATCGGCTCCTTGCGGAGGCCCACCGCCGCGGGCTGCGCGTTCTGCTGGACCTCGTGCCGAACCACACCTCCGACCGGCACCCGTGGTTTGTGGAGTCGCACGCCGACCGAGGCAGTCCCAAGCGCGACTGGTACGTGTGGCGGGATCCGGCGCCGGGGGGCGGCCCGCCGAACAACTGGATCAGCTTCTTCGGAGGTCCGGCTTGGACGCTCGACCGGCGCACGGGGCAGTACTATTTGCACCACTTCCTGCCCGAGCAGCCCGACCTCAACTACCGGAACCCCGAAGTCGTCGAGGCGATGCTGGACGTCATGCGGTTCTGGCTGGACCGCGGCGCAGACGGCTTCCGCGTCGACGTGCTGTGGATGCTCGTGGAGGATCCCCACTTCCGGGACGAACCGGACAACCCTGCGTGGCGGCCCGGGATGCGCCCGCGCGACCGGTTGATCCACTGCTACACCGACGACCAGCTGGAGACCCACGAGATTGTCCGCCGCATGCGCGCGCTGCTCGATGCGTACGGCGAGCCGGAGCGGATCATGGTCGGCGAGATTTACCTGCCGTATCCGAAGCTCGTGCGCTACTACGGGACGCCGCAGACGCCCGAGTGCCACCTGCCGTACAACTTCGGATTGGTCGAACGCGCCCTGGGGGATTGGCGCCCGGAGGTCGTACGCGCGGTCGTGGAGGACTACGAGGCCCACCTGCCGCCGTGGGCGTGGCCGAACTGGGTGTTGGGGAACCACGACCGCCCGCGCGTGGCCGCACGGATCGGCTCGGAGCAGGCGCGGGTAGCCACGATGCTGCTGTGCACGCTGCGTGGCACGCCCACGATCTACTACGGGGACGAGATCGCCATGACCGGCACCGAGGTGCCGCCAGACCGGGTACGCGATCTGCCGGGGCTGCGCGACCCGTTGGCCCACCCACCGCGGGATCCGGCGCGCACGCCGATGCAGTGGGACGACTCACCGTACGCCGGCTTCAGCGTGGTTGAGCCGTGGCTGCCGGTCCATCCCGACTACCGCACGCGCAACGTCGCGGCCCAGCGGGACGACCCCCGGTCGATGCTGAACCTGACGCGCCGGCTTCTGCGCCTGCGGAGGGAATCCGTCGCCTTCCTGGAGGGGACGTACCGGAGCGTGACGGCGCCGCAGGGTGTGTTTGCGTTCGTGCGGGCTGCGGATCGACAACGTTGGCTGGTGGCGCTGAACTTGACCGGCGCCGGGCGCCGGCTGGAGGGTGAAGGCGGCGAGGTGGTGCTGTCGACCCACATGGACCGCGAGGGGCGCGAGCGAAACGCACTGGAACTGAGGCCCCACGAGGGAGTCGTGGTGCGCATCGCGTAG